TGGGGCCTTGCCCAATACCCGCGCGATCGCGTAGACCGGCAAGCGGGTTTCGAGCTTCCAGGGCCGTTGCGGGTCCTGATCGGTCTCGAGCAGGTACCAACGCGGCCAATCGCGATACGGAGGAGGGATCTGGACTTGGTAGGGGTGGCGCCGGGTCGGGTGGCTGACCAGCTTCCCCTTCCGCCAGAAGCGACGCAGGGTCGGGTCCTCATGCACGCGATCGACCGATTCGAGGACCGCGCGAAAGTAGTCGGATTGGTCGCGGGCAGTCTCGGAGTAGTGGCGGAACTCCCGGACCAGGCGCGGCCGGGTCAACCACATCCCAAACTGAACCATGCCTCGGTATCGCTCCGCTGTGTATACCTGGCCGCGACTTCGATAGTAAGCGCGCTTGCTCTCGTTCTTCTTCGTCCAGTTCTTGTCTCCATCCCAGACGGAGATCTCGTGCCACCAGTCCGGGTCGCGCCGATAGGTTTCCCGCTCCAGGAACGGCACCCAATTCATGGCTTGGACCTGGGGGCTCCATACCGTGTGGTCGGTGATCTTCGACCAGTCATGGGTGTAGAAGGGCGCCGAGCCTCCATCCCAGACACCGGTCCACCGGTTCATCGGCTGGCCGTCCTGGTAGCGCGCATGGACCCTCCAGCGAGACCAGCGCCCTAGAAACTCGGGAGCGGGTTGGATGTTGTAGCCGATGAACCGCGCCTTCGTTCGCCAGCTCCGGTCCAAGCCTTGGCGCATTCCGTCGAGAAGTCGTGCATAGCGCGCTCGGAACCCGGCGTTGCTTCCCGCAGGTCGTCGATCGGCGCCAAGGGCCGCGGTGGGTGCTTCGTTGTTGGAGACGAAGAGAACAAAAGGGGGATCCGGGTACCAGGTTTGCAGTCTGGCGAGGAGCATGCTGCCGGTCCATTCTTGCCCGACGCGGTGCCAGTGCTCGATGGGCCCTACGGGGGAAAGCTGCGGTTTCACGTTCCCCAGCCGGTCTACGAGGCATGGCGTCTCGTCTTTCGGTAGGGACCGAAAGCGAGGCTCGAGCAACTTCGCCTCCCATTGAGTCGAAACGAGGGAAATCGGCAAGCCGAGTTCGCGCGCTCTCTCCAGGGGCTTTCTGAAGTAGGCGTCGCGGTCGAGGTTCGGGATGTCGATCTTGAACGCCGGCAGCACATGGTGACCCGCCTCGACGAGTGCGACCAAGTCAGCGGGAACGACGCCATCCGGCGGTTTCCCGTTCCAATGGGACGCCAGCGGTAGCGGGGCTCCGTCCGGATCCGACGAGGAGCGGGAGGCTTCGGCACGAATCTGGGCTGCCGTTGCCGTCGCGAGCTCGGTGGGCGGGTCGTCACCATCACCCCACGAGAACAGGGACGCCATAAATGCGAGCAGCAGGGCGGCTCGTTCCATCTGTGACTCATCCGTGCCCTGTGAGGCGCCGTGTCATCCGGATCGACCCCCCACCAGGCTACGGAGTTTCGCGACCACGCTCACGCCGAAGCCGCTGCCCGTGCGCGTCTCACGGCGCCGCGGGCTAGCGACGAGCTCTTCGCACGCGGCGATGACGCGGTCGGCCCAGGTTTGGGCGCTGTAGGCTTCTGCCATCCTCGACGATCGGCGACCCATCTCGGGGAGGTCGGCATGACTGCGATGGATCCGTGCCAGCGCTTCGGCAAGGGCGGCCTCGCTGCCGGTCGGGATTACCAATCCATTATGCAGCGGTCGCACGAGTTCGACCGCGGATCCGCACGCGTTGCTGCTGATCACCGGAAGGCCGGCTGCACAGCTCTCGACGATCGCGAGGGGCCATGCGTCGTAGCGGCTGGGGAGCACGAAGGCGCCGCTCGCAAGGCGGAACTGGTTCAGGGCATCGGGCTGTGTGAAGCCCCGATCCTCGACGCCAGGCTCGTCCCGAAGCGCATCCGCGAGAGGGCCCATCCCGCAACACACGAGAGGCCAGGGATCTTCCACGTGTCGTCGGTATCGACGGTACGCCCGAATCAAAACGTCGACGCCTTTCCGCTCCGTATACTGACCCACGAAGAGGAAACTGCGAGGCCAGCCTCCCTGTAGAGCGGCTCGCTGATCCCAGAGAGGTGCCAGGCCATCGACATCGACTCCGTACGCTCCGCGCACGATGCGCTCCTCCGGCACAGCGAGAAGGCGCGCGAGTTGCCAACATCGTTCACCGGTGACGAACACTCGCTCGAGTCGTTCCAGATAGGAGCGATACGCATAGCGAGTCACCAGCTGTCTTGGGCCAGGCAGGCGCGGATTGTCCATGAACATCGCGAGCCGGCTACCGTCGAGTTCGGAAGCGTACGCGAGCGAGACGTAGCTGGGATGGCTCCATCCCGAGAGCGCGAGCACGTCGGGCGCTTGTTCCTGAACCAGGCTGCGCACGTGTTCCGGATCGTCTCGTTCTTCCTCGGTAATCAGCCGACCTTCGATGCCACGCATGAGGTCGTCGCCCGAGAACGCCGTGTTGCTCCCCGAAGGTGACGCGAAGGCGATGACGTAGGGTTCGACTCCCTCGCGTTTCGAGAGTTCGCGCCAGCAAGCCGACATATACCCCGAAACGGTCATCCAACAGAAAAGGATCTTCATCGAAACCTAGGGTCAATCACGGCGGTCGAGTACTACGACGGGACCGTACGAGTCGACTAGTTCGAAGCCGTGAGCTCGACTGGCG
This genomic interval from Myxococcota bacterium contains the following:
- a CDS encoding glycosyltransferase family 4 protein, which encodes MKILFCWMTVSGYMSACWRELSKREGVEPYVIAFASPSGSNTAFSGDDLMRGIEGRLITEEERDDPEHVRSLVQEQAPDVLALSGWSHPSYVSLAYASELDGSRLAMFMDNPRLPGPRQLVTRYAYRSYLERLERVFVTGERCWQLARLLAVPEERIVRGAYGVDVDGLAPLWDQRAALQGGWPRSFLFVGQYTERKGVDVLIRAYRRYRRHVEDPWPLVCCGMGPLADALRDEPGVEDRGFTQPDALNQFRLASGAFVLPSRYDAWPLAIVESCAAGLPVISSNACGSAVELVRPLHNGLVIPTGSEAALAEALARIHRSHADLPEMGRRSSRMAEAYSAQTWADRVIAACEELVASPRRRETRTGSGFGVSVVAKLRSLVGGRSG